CGGCCAGCAGCGCGAGCACAAATCCCGCGTAGATGAGGATCTTGCCGTAGCAGGTCTGCGCCAGCGCGAGCACGCGTGGATTGGTGTCCATGCCGAGCCAGGCTTGCCGCCATTGCGCAAGTTTGCCCAGACCTTGCAATGATCGGGCGGCTCGCGCGGATTGCGTGCTGGTCGCTGATCCCATGTCTTCCCTCGCCACACCCTCAAGATGGTGCCTGCATAGCCCGCAAATTGCTCATTTTCGCCTAATTCGGAAGCTAGGCGGGCCGAACGGGAATACTCTCCGCGGTTATGCCGCCGAGGAAGCGGAACAGAAGGCGCCTCCATTGCCGCAAGGTGCGTCCGGCACTTGATCTTTGTGCGATGCAACGCCAACTAACGTCCTGAAGGTCGTGGAGTTTGAAATCCGTGCTGCTCGTCCCGTTCGAAATGAACGGTAGGCGGAATGGCTCCCGGCCATTAATATGGGATTCGCGGTTGGCTACAGGCGGCCGTGAAGAAAGGTAAGACAATGGCCAGAACACCCCGGGCTTCCGGCAGCGGCGTTTTCGCAGTTCTCCCACTGCGCGATATCGTCGTGTTCCCTCATATGATCGTCCCGCTCTTCGTCGGGCGCGAAAAGTCGATCAAGGCGCTGGAAGAGGTCATGGGCGCCGAGAAGCAGATCCTTCTCGCCACCCAGATGAATGCGGCGGACGACGATCCTGCGTCTGACGCCATCTACGAGATCGGCACGCTCGCCAATGTGCTGCAGCTCCTGAAGCTCCCGGACGGCACCGTGAAGGTGCTGGTCGAAGGCACCGCGCGCGCCAAGATCAACCAGTTCACCGATCGCATCGATTTCCACGAGGCGAGCGCCTCGGTGCTTGCGGAGCCCGAGGAGGACGAGGTCGAGATCGAGGCGCTGGCGCGCTCCGTCGTCTCGGACTTCGAGAACTATGTGAAGCTCAACAAGAAGATTTCGCCGGAAGTCGTGGGCGCGGCTGGCCAGATCGAGGACTACTCGAAGCTGGCGGACACCGTCGCCTCGCATCTCGCGATCAAGATTCCGGAGAAGCAGGAAATCCTCGGCACGCTGTCCGTCAAGGAGCGGCTGGAGAAGGCCATGGGCTTCATGGAGGCCGAAATCTCCGTGCTTCAGGTGGAGAAGCGCATCCGCTCGCGCGTCAAGCGCCAGATGGAGAAGACCCAGCGCGAATACTACCTCAACGAGCAGATGAAGGCGATCCAGAAGGAGCTCGGCGAGGGCGAGGACGGCCGCGACGAGGTCGCCGAGCTTGAGGAGCGCGTCAAGAAGACGAAGCTCTCCAAGGAGGCCCGCGAGAAGGCGAATGCCGAGCTGAAGAAGCTCCGGACCATGTCGCCCATGTCGGCCGAGGCGACCGTCGTGCGCAACTATCTCGACTGGCTGCTGTCGCTGCCCTGGGGCAAGAACTCCAAGGTCAAGCATGACCTGAACTTCGCCCAGGAGGTGCTCGACACCGACCATTACGGGCTGGACAAGGTCAAGGAGCGCATCGTCGAGTACCTTGCCGTCCAGAGCCGCCAGCGGAAGATCAAGGGTCCGATCCTCTGCCTCGTCGGCCCTCCCGGCGTCGGCAAGACCTCGCTCGGCAAGTCGATCGCCAAGGCGACCGGACGCGAGTTCGTGCGCATGGCGCTGGGCGGCGTGCGTGACGAGGCCGAGATCCGCGGTCACCGCCGCACCTATATCGGGTCGATGCCCGGCAAGGTGCTGCAGTCGATGAAGAAGGCCAAGAAGTCCAATCCGCTCTTCCTGCTCGACGAGATCGACAAGATGGGCATGGATTTCCGCGGCGATCCGTCATCGGCGCTGCTGGAAGTGCTCGATCCGGAGCAGAACTCGACCTTCATGGATCATTACCTCGAGGTCGAATACGACCTGTCGAGCGTCATGTTCGTGACCACGGCGAATACGCTGAACATTCCCGGTCCGCTGATGGACCGCATGGAGATCATCCGTATCGCCGGCTACACGGAGGACGAGAAGGTCGAGATCGCCAAGCGGCATCTGCTGCCGAAGGTGGTTCGCGACCACGCGCTCCAGCCGAAGGAGTTCTCGGTCAGCGAGGACGCGATCCGCGGGGTCATCCAGACCTATACGCGGGAAGCGGGCGTGCGCAGCCTCGAGCGCGAGCTGATGAAGCTCGGACGCAAGGCGGTCACGGAAATCCTCAGGACCAAGAAGAAGTCGATCAAGATCACGCCGGCCAATCTGGCCGACTATCTGGGCGTGCCGCGTTTCCGCTATGGCCAGATCGACGGCGAGGATCAGGTCGGTGTCGTGACTGGTCTTGCCTGGACCGAGGTCGGCGGCGAACTGCTGACGATCGAAGGCGTCATGATGCCCGGTAAGGGAAAGATGACGGTGACGGGCAACCTGAAGGACGTGATGAAGGAGTCGATCTCGGCTGCAGCATCCTATGTCCGCAGCCGCGCCATCGACTTCGGCATCGAGCCGCCGCTGTTCGACAAGCGGGACATCCACGTGCACGTGCCGGAAGGCGCGACGCCGAAGGACGGTCCGTCTGCCGGAACGGCGATGGCGACGGCGATCGTGTCGGTCCTCACCGGCATCCCGGTCCGCAAGGACGTGGCGATGACGGGCGAGATCACGCTGCGCGGCCGTGTCCTGCCGATCGGCGGTCTGAAGGAGAAGCTGCTTGCAGCGCTTCGCGGCGGCATCAAGAAGGTGCTGATCCCGGAGGAAAACGCCAAGGATCTGGCGGATATTCCGGAGAATGTGAAGAGCGGCATGGAGATCATTCCGGTCAGCCGCGTCGGCGAGGTGCTGAAGCACGCGCTGGTGCGGATGCCGGAGCCGATCGAGTGGAGCGAACCGGCCGAGACGCCGGCGCCGAAGGTCGATCCGGCCACCGATGCGGGCAAGTCGCTCGCTCATTGAGCCGGCATAGGCCGAACCATCGCAAAAGCCGGGCCCCGCGCCCGGCTTTTCTGTGAGAAACCGCAGAATTCTGCGGTTTTTCTCGTTTCTGAGCGATATTCTCGCTTGGTTCGGACGGCGCTTCTTTCTAATGTCCGTTCCTCCCGGCAGACTCGCGGGTCGCCGGTTCTCTGATGGAAGGAAACAACTGATGAACAAGAACGAACTCGTCTCTGCCGTCGCCGAGGCTGCCAAGCTGTCCAAGGGCGATGCCCAGTCGGCGGTGGATGCGGTATTCTCCGTCATCACCTCGGAGCTGAAGAAGGGCGGCGATGTCCGTCTGGTCGGCTTCGGCAACTTCTCCGTCTCGAAGCGCGCTGCCTCGACCGGCCGCAACCCGCAGACCGGCGCGGAAGTGAAGATCCCGGCCCGCACCGTGCCGAAGTTCTCGGCGGGCAAGGGCCTCAAGGACGCCGTCAACTGAGGCGTCGCCGCATCAAGACGAGACAAGCCGGGCCCTGTCCCGGCTTTTTCGTTTCAGGCGGCCTTTTTCTTCTGCAGGTACCGGCGAGGGGAGATGCCGGTCATACGGCGGAACATGGTGGTGAAGGCCGGCACGCTGTCGTAGCCGAGGTCCAGCGCCACGCGTGTCACGGGCTGCCCTTCCGCCAGCCTGGGCAGCGCGGCGAAAATGCAGGCCTGCTGGCGCCAGGTCGAGAGGCTGAGATTGGTTTGGCGGTGAAAATTGCGGGTGAAGGTGCGGCGGCTCATGCCGAGTTGAT
The window above is part of the Rhizobiaceae bacterium genome. Proteins encoded here:
- the lon gene encoding endopeptidase La; amino-acid sequence: MARTPRASGSGVFAVLPLRDIVVFPHMIVPLFVGREKSIKALEEVMGAEKQILLATQMNAADDDPASDAIYEIGTLANVLQLLKLPDGTVKVLVEGTARAKINQFTDRIDFHEASASVLAEPEEDEVEIEALARSVVSDFENYVKLNKKISPEVVGAAGQIEDYSKLADTVASHLAIKIPEKQEILGTLSVKERLEKAMGFMEAEISVLQVEKRIRSRVKRQMEKTQREYYLNEQMKAIQKELGEGEDGRDEVAELEERVKKTKLSKEAREKANAELKKLRTMSPMSAEATVVRNYLDWLLSLPWGKNSKVKHDLNFAQEVLDTDHYGLDKVKERIVEYLAVQSRQRKIKGPILCLVGPPGVGKTSLGKSIAKATGREFVRMALGGVRDEAEIRGHRRTYIGSMPGKVLQSMKKAKKSNPLFLLDEIDKMGMDFRGDPSSALLEVLDPEQNSTFMDHYLEVEYDLSSVMFVTTANTLNIPGPLMDRMEIIRIAGYTEDEKVEIAKRHLLPKVVRDHALQPKEFSVSEDAIRGVIQTYTREAGVRSLERELMKLGRKAVTEILRTKKKSIKITPANLADYLGVPRFRYGQIDGEDQVGVVTGLAWTEVGGELLTIEGVMMPGKGKMTVTGNLKDVMKESISAAASYVRSRAIDFGIEPPLFDKRDIHVHVPEGATPKDGPSAGTAMATAIVSVLTGIPVRKDVAMTGEITLRGRVLPIGGLKEKLLAALRGGIKKVLIPEENAKDLADIPENVKSGMEIIPVSRVGEVLKHALVRMPEPIEWSEPAETPAPKVDPATDAGKSLAH
- a CDS encoding HU family DNA-binding protein is translated as MNKNELVSAVAEAAKLSKGDAQSAVDAVFSVITSELKKGGDVRLVGFGNFSVSKRAASTGRNPQTGAEVKIPARTVPKFSAGKGLKDAVN